A single genomic interval of Chitinophaga sp. 180180018-3 harbors:
- a CDS encoding tetratricopeptide repeat protein produces MKQAVNRLSVSIASVIISGIISTASGQNNNTANALTQLTEGHFAQARDLSAAAISANKNDLMAYAIHGRALLADAKTAQASPDFDKALRLNPNSGLIYAFKALVDKNQGNDAQTAQSFDKAIALLSAPQSALEYYARGTAYDYQKKSDAAMADYTRALELNPRFALAYAKRGMIYGGKQQPKVAIDEYTKAIQINPDYDYAYFLRGNAYYDLQQYDPAITDFSKVIQLNPKDVDAWFDRGVMYKKKGQFDLALADYAKVLELTPNDASLYGNRGNVYLLQGKPDLAFKDYNKAIELDPKKSNYYLFRGNIYTRWEQFEPALNDYNKAIEVDPRNADAYLERGNIYLNAKKQPEIALADYQKAVEFNPEMSNGYLNIGVVHHDKQHFAEAIANYTKAIEKDPSNQIAYYNRADAYESTGQKKLANIDRKKYADLGGKLTATGGKTRQEIFPESTFDPKLATAALSRGTSSIAGRACTKKDGLIFNAAGVKVVLFPVTPYLEDWYSLREKKEGKNTGVYMSEEANQYSVQTTTGADGRFIFEGLKPGRYFIQLIHSFNQRKTARIFTGSDVWQNGPVQQVTNYYYDQDYLVERSQRLEKFVEIKSDGDMKKITMANGLIKTCDF; encoded by the coding sequence ATGAAACAAGCAGTTAACCGGTTATCAGTTTCCATAGCATCGGTCATTATCAGCGGTATCATCTCCACAGCATCTGGTCAAAACAACAACACAGCAAATGCGCTGACGCAATTAACGGAAGGTCATTTCGCGCAGGCACGGGACCTTTCCGCAGCTGCCATCAGTGCCAATAAGAATGACCTGATGGCCTATGCCATCCACGGCAGAGCGCTTCTGGCCGATGCCAAAACTGCGCAGGCCAGCCCGGATTTCGACAAAGCCCTACGGCTGAATCCCAATAGCGGTTTGATTTATGCTTTCAAAGCGTTGGTCGACAAAAACCAGGGCAACGATGCGCAAACGGCCCAATCATTCGATAAAGCCATCGCCTTACTGAGTGCTCCCCAATCCGCCCTCGAGTATTACGCCCGTGGCACCGCATACGACTATCAGAAAAAAAGCGATGCTGCTATGGCCGATTATACCAGGGCACTGGAACTGAATCCACGGTTTGCGCTGGCGTATGCGAAACGGGGTATGATCTATGGAGGAAAGCAGCAGCCCAAAGTGGCCATCGACGAGTATACAAAGGCAATACAGATAAATCCGGATTATGATTACGCCTATTTTCTCCGGGGCAATGCCTATTATGATTTACAACAGTACGACCCCGCCATCACCGACTTCTCCAAAGTAATTCAGCTGAATCCGAAAGATGTGGATGCCTGGTTTGACCGCGGCGTGATGTACAAGAAAAAAGGTCAGTTCGATCTGGCACTGGCCGATTATGCCAAGGTACTTGAGCTCACGCCCAACGACGCCTCCCTTTACGGCAACCGGGGTAATGTATACCTGCTTCAGGGAAAACCCGACCTTGCATTTAAAGACTATAACAAGGCCATTGAACTGGATCCTAAAAAATCGAATTACTACCTTTTCCGGGGAAATATCTATACCCGCTGGGAACAGTTCGAGCCTGCCCTCAACGACTATAACAAAGCCATTGAAGTGGATCCACGGAACGCAGATGCTTATCTCGAACGGGGAAACATTTATCTGAATGCAAAGAAGCAACCTGAAATAGCATTAGCAGATTACCAGAAGGCGGTGGAATTCAATCCTGAGATGTCTAATGGTTATCTGAACATCGGAGTGGTACACCACGATAAACAGCATTTCGCGGAAGCTATTGCCAACTATACAAAAGCGATTGAAAAAGATCCTTCCAACCAGATTGCCTATTATAACCGCGCGGATGCCTATGAGTCGACCGGGCAGAAAAAGCTGGCAAATATTGACCGGAAAAAATATGCCGACTTAGGCGGTAAGTTAACCGCAACGGGAGGAAAAACACGGCAGGAAATTTTTCCGGAAAGTACCTTCGATCCCAAACTGGCTACTGCGGCGTTGAGTCGTGGTACCTCCAGCATTGCGGGAAGAGCCTGTACGAAAAAAGACGGACTTATTTTCAATGCCGCCGGCGTAAAAGTGGTGCTGTTCCCTGTTACGCCCTACCTGGAAGACTGGTATTCGCTGAGAGAGAAAAAAGAAGGCAAAAATACGGGCGTGTATATGTCGGAGGAAGCAAACCAGTATTCGGTGCAAACTACTACCGGCGCCGACGGGCGGTTTATTTTCGAAGGACTGAAGCCCGGCCGGTACTTTATTCAGCTCATTCACAGTTTCAACCAGCGGAAAACCGCCAGGATATTTACCGGTTCCGACGTATGGCAGAATGGGCCGGTACAGCAGGTAACCAATTACTATTATGACCAGGATTATCTGGTAGAGCGTTCGCAGCGACTGGAGAAATTTGTGGAGATTAAAAGCGATGGGGATATGAAAAAGATAACGATGGCGAATGGGTTGATCAAGACATGTGATTTTTGA